One part of the Sphingopyxis sp. TUF1 genome encodes these proteins:
- the ubiB gene encoding 2-polyprenylphenol 6-hydroxylase yields MTRPVTHIARLLKWGRILARHGALRGIETAPETPPGVKRLCRIARLGTTQPKIPDYAAAFQAIGPAAVKLGQTLATRPDLVGEDAARNLLTLQDALPPVAFARIRQEIEATFEAPLESLYSEFDPEPVGSASIAQVHRAVTTDGRRVAVKIRRPGIDKQFARDIETYEWAAAHLEALGGEASRLRPRQVIANFRRWTLRELDLRREAASASELADAMAAVPEYEVPAIDWDRTNSRVMTMSWIDGIKISDRDALIAAGHDMERLAANLVHAFLRQAIAEGFFHADMHQGNLFVKADGTIAAVDFGIMGRINRQARYWLAEILYGLTTGNYRRVAEIHFEAQYVPDYHNVDEFATALRAVGEPMRGKPVSELSVGQMLDGLFAITRDFDMQTQPHLLLLQKTMVMVEGVATMLNPQINMWDVSGPFVKEWIRDELGPEAALADGLREQGKTLALIPDIIRRLDQQLPRKGAAPPAPPLPDIPLMWERGERRVWWRYALTAAAGAAAGAAALNWLG; encoded by the coding sequence ATGACCCGTCCCGTCACCCATATTGCCCGCCTGCTGAAATGGGGCCGCATCCTCGCGCGCCATGGCGCGCTGCGCGGGATCGAGACCGCACCCGAGACGCCGCCCGGGGTCAAGCGGCTGTGCCGGATCGCACGGCTCGGCACGACCCAGCCGAAAATTCCCGACTATGCCGCCGCCTTTCAGGCGATCGGCCCCGCCGCGGTCAAGCTGGGGCAGACGCTGGCGACGCGGCCCGACCTGGTCGGTGAGGACGCCGCGCGCAACCTGCTGACGCTGCAGGATGCGTTGCCGCCGGTCGCCTTTGCCCGCATCCGGCAGGAGATCGAAGCGACGTTCGAGGCGCCGCTGGAAAGCCTTTACAGCGAATTCGATCCCGAACCCGTCGGATCGGCGTCGATCGCGCAGGTCCACCGCGCGGTCACGACCGACGGACGCCGCGTGGCGGTCAAGATTCGCCGTCCGGGCATCGACAAGCAGTTCGCGCGCGACATCGAAACCTATGAATGGGCCGCCGCGCATCTGGAGGCGCTGGGCGGCGAAGCGTCGCGGCTCCGCCCGCGGCAAGTGATCGCCAATTTTCGCCGCTGGACGCTGCGCGAGCTCGACCTCAGGCGCGAAGCGGCGTCGGCATCCGAACTGGCCGACGCGATGGCGGCGGTGCCCGAATATGAAGTGCCCGCGATCGATTGGGACCGCACGAACAGCCGCGTGATGACGATGAGCTGGATCGACGGCATCAAGATTTCGGACCGTGACGCGCTGATCGCCGCGGGGCATGACATGGAGAGGCTGGCGGCGAACCTGGTCCACGCCTTTTTGCGGCAGGCGATCGCCGAAGGTTTCTTCCACGCCGACATGCACCAGGGCAATCTGTTCGTGAAGGCCGACGGGACGATCGCTGCGGTCGATTTCGGCATCATGGGACGGATCAACCGGCAGGCGCGATACTGGCTGGCCGAAATCCTCTATGGGCTGACCACCGGCAATTATCGCCGCGTCGCCGAGATCCATTTCGAGGCGCAATATGTGCCCGATTATCACAATGTCGACGAGTTCGCGACCGCGCTGCGCGCGGTCGGCGAGCCGATGCGCGGCAAGCCGGTGAGCGAACTCAGCGTCGGCCAGATGCTCGACGGACTGTTCGCGATTACCCGCGATTTCGACATGCAGACCCAGCCGCACCTGTTGCTGCTCCAGAAGACGATGGTGATGGTCGAGGGCGTCGCGACGATGCTGAACCCGCAGATCAACATGTGGGACGTGTCGGGGCCTTTCGTGAAGGAATGGATCCGCGATGAGCTTGGTCCCGAAGCCGCGCTTGCCGATGGCCTGCGCGAACAGGGCAAGACGCTGGCGCTGATTCCCGACATCATCCGCCGTCTCGACCAGCAATTGCCGCGCAAGGGCGCCGCCCCGCCTGCGCCGCCGCTGCCCGACATTCCCCTGATGTGGGAGCGCGGCGAGCGGCGCGTCTGGTGGCGTTATGCGCTGACCGCGGCAGCAGGCGCAGCGGCGGGCGCGGCGGCACTGAACTGGCTGGGTTGA
- a CDS encoding class I SAM-dependent methyltransferase has product MATPDTVSFGYEQVPAGAKTAMVGEVFSRVARKYDIMNDAMSGGMHRLWKDRFVRRVKPRAGETILDMAGGTGDIAFRMEPSGASITVADINPDMLGVGMERAAARGIDSLVWSEQNAERLTFPDRFFDAYTIAFGIRNVTDIPPALKEAHRVLRFGGRFFCLEFSTNEWPGFAEAYDAYSHHLVPKLGKLIAQDEDSYRYLIESIRRFPPMPEFARMIREAGFTGVKVEPILGGLVAIHSGWKA; this is encoded by the coding sequence ATGGCCACTCCCGATACTGTCAGCTTCGGCTATGAGCAGGTTCCCGCGGGCGCGAAGACCGCGATGGTCGGCGAGGTGTTCAGCCGCGTCGCGCGCAAATATGACATCATGAACGACGCAATGTCGGGCGGAATGCACCGGCTGTGGAAGGACCGCTTCGTGCGCCGCGTCAAGCCGCGCGCGGGCGAGACGATCCTCGACATGGCGGGCGGCACCGGCGACATCGCCTTCCGCATGGAACCGTCGGGCGCCAGCATCACCGTGGCCGACATCAATCCCGACATGCTGGGGGTCGGCATGGAGCGCGCAGCAGCGCGCGGCATCGACAGCCTGGTCTGGTCCGAACAGAATGCCGAGCGGCTGACCTTCCCCGACCGCTTTTTCGACGCCTATACGATCGCCTTCGGCATCCGCAACGTTACCGACATTCCCCCAGCGCTGAAGGAAGCGCACCGCGTGCTGCGCTTTGGCGGGCGGTTCTTTTGCCTGGAATTTTCGACGAACGAGTGGCCGGGCTTTGCCGAAGCCTACGACGCCTATTCGCATCACCTGGTGCCGAAGCTCGGCAAGCTGATCGCACAGGACGAAGACAGCTATCGTTACCTGATCGAATCGATCCGCCGCTTTCCGCCGATGCCCGAATTTGCGCGGATGATCCGCGAGGCGGGCTTCACCGGGGTCAAGGTCGAACCGATTCTGGGCGGACTCGTCGCGATTCACAGCGGATGGAAGGCGTGA
- the mutM gene encoding bifunctional DNA-formamidopyrimidine glycosylase/DNA-(apurinic or apyrimidinic site) lyase produces MPELPEVETTVRGLAPFLEGQRLTAVTTFRPDLRRPFPADLAQRLTGATVTGLSRRAKYGIVSTDRDDHMIFHLGMSGRWRTEGGAPGKHDHLLLETRAGHRLFLHDPRRFGSVDLVAGDPLASFAAFVTLGPEPLSDDFDAAHLARTFAGRRAPVKAMLLDQTVVAGLGNIYVCEALNMARISPLTAAADVPKPKLAALVPAIKAVLAAAIAAGGSTLRDFLSPDGDLGYFAKDWRVYGREGGACECGGIVARIVQGGRSTFYCRKCQR; encoded by the coding sequence ATGCCCGAATTACCTGAAGTCGAAACCACCGTGCGCGGCCTCGCTCCCTTCCTCGAAGGGCAAAGGCTGACCGCGGTCACCACTTTCCGCCCCGACCTTCGCCGCCCCTTTCCCGCCGACCTCGCGCAGCGGTTGACCGGCGCGACCGTCACGGGTCTGTCGCGCCGCGCCAAATATGGCATCGTCTCGACCGACCGTGACGATCATATGATCTTTCATCTCGGCATGTCGGGACGCTGGCGGACCGAGGGGGGCGCGCCGGGCAAGCATGACCATCTGCTCCTCGAAACCCGTGCGGGGCACCGGCTCTTCCTCCACGACCCGCGGCGCTTCGGCTCGGTCGATCTTGTGGCGGGCGACCCGCTGGCGTCGTTCGCGGCGTTCGTGACGCTCGGCCCCGAACCGCTGTCGGATGATTTCGACGCCGCCCATCTGGCGCGCACGTTCGCGGGGCGCCGTGCGCCGGTCAAGGCGATGCTGCTCGACCAGACGGTCGTCGCGGGGCTCGGCAATATCTATGTCTGCGAAGCGCTCAACATGGCGCGCATCTCGCCGCTGACGGCCGCCGCCGACGTGCCCAAGCCGAAACTCGCCGCGCTCGTGCCCGCGATCAAGGCGGTGCTTGCGGCGGCGATCGCAGCGGGCGGATCGACGCTGCGCGATTTCTTGAGTCCCGATGGCGATCTCGGCTATTTCGCGAAGGATTGGCGCGTCTACGGGCGCGAGGGCGGGGCTTGCGAATGCGGCGGCATCGTTGCACGCATTGTCCAAGGCGGACGATCGACCTTCTATTGCCGTAAATGCCAGCGTTAA
- the rpsT gene encoding 30S ribosomal protein S20: MANTPQAKKRIRRNQARAVVNKNRVSRIRTLVKKVEAAVAAGDKDAAATALKAAQPEMARGVAKGVLHKNTVARKYSRLTKSVNAIA; encoded by the coding sequence ATGGCCAATACGCCGCAGGCAAAGAAGCGCATCCGCCGCAACCAGGCGCGTGCCGTCGTGAACAAGAATCGCGTTTCGCGTATCCGCACCCTCGTCAAGAAGGTCGAAGCCGCCGTCGCCGCCGGCGACAAGGACGCTGCCGCAACCGCACTGAAGGCGGCGCAGCCCGAAATGGCGCGCGGCGTCGCCAAGGGCGTGCTGCACAAAAACACCGTCGCGCGCAAATATTCGCGCCTGACCAAGAGCGTGAACGCGATCGCCTGA
- the dnaA gene encoding chromosomal replication initiator protein DnaA, protein MSGDAAALWPRVAEGLRRDLGARTFDHWLKPVRFADYCALSGVVTLETASRFSANWINERFGDRLELAWRQQLPTVRGVNVRGGAAATERAETFASAPLPAFDNAPAPAANPALLGFDPRLSFDRFVVARSNILAANAARRMAMVERPQFNPLYLCSGTGQGKTHLLQAIAQDYAAAHPTATIILMSAEKFMLEFVGAMRGGDMMAFKARLRAADLLLLDDLQFVIGKNSTQEELLHTVDDLMTAGKRLVVTADRPPAMLDGVEARLLSRLSGGLVADIEAPEDDLRERIIRQRLAAMPMVEVPDDVVAYLVRHFTRNIRELEGALNKLLAYAALTGVRVDLALAEDRLAENVRSARPRITIDEIQRAVCAHYRLDKSEMSSKRRVRAIARPRQVAMYLSKELTPRSYPEIGRRFGGRDHSTVIHAVRTVEALRVADSELDAEIAAIRRSLNG, encoded by the coding sequence GTGAGCGGCGATGCCGCGGCGCTCTGGCCGCGCGTTGCCGAAGGCCTGCGCCGCGACCTGGGCGCGCGCACCTTCGATCATTGGCTAAAGCCGGTGCGCTTCGCCGATTATTGCGCGCTGTCGGGCGTCGTGACGCTCGAGACCGCAAGCCGCTTTTCGGCGAACTGGATCAACGAACGCTTTGGCGACCGGCTCGAACTCGCGTGGCGGCAGCAGCTGCCCACGGTGCGCGGCGTGAACGTGCGCGGCGGTGCAGCCGCGACCGAGCGCGCCGAGACATTCGCGTCGGCGCCGCTGCCGGCGTTCGACAACGCGCCTGCACCGGCGGCCAACCCCGCGCTGCTCGGTTTCGACCCGCGTCTGTCGTTCGACCGCTTCGTCGTCGCGCGCTCGAATATCCTCGCCGCCAATGCCGCGCGCCGCATGGCGATGGTCGAGCGGCCGCAGTTCAACCCGCTCTATCTCTGCTCGGGCACCGGGCAGGGCAAGACGCACCTGTTGCAAGCGATCGCGCAGGATTATGCCGCGGCGCACCCGACCGCGACCATCATCCTGATGTCGGCGGAAAAATTCATGCTCGAATTCGTCGGCGCGATGCGCGGCGGCGACATGATGGCGTTCAAGGCGCGGCTGCGCGCCGCCGACCTGTTGCTGCTCGACGATCTGCAATTTGTCATCGGCAAGAATTCGACGCAGGAAGAGTTGCTCCACACGGTCGACGACCTGATGACCGCGGGCAAGCGCCTCGTCGTTACCGCCGACCGCCCGCCCGCGATGCTCGACGGGGTCGAGGCGCGACTGCTCTCGCGCCTGTCGGGCGGGCTCGTCGCCGACATCGAGGCGCCCGAGGACGATCTTCGCGAACGCATCATCCGCCAGCGGCTCGCTGCGATGCCGATGGTCGAGGTGCCCGATGATGTCGTCGCCTATCTGGTCAGGCATTTCACGCGCAACATCCGTGAGCTCGAAGGCGCGCTCAACAAGCTGCTCGCCTATGCTGCGCTCACCGGTGTGCGTGTCGATCTGGCGCTGGCCGAAGACCGGCTGGCCGAAAATGTCCGCAGCGCGCGTCCGCGCATCACGATTGACGAGATCCAGCGTGCGGTCTGCGCGCATTACCGGCTCGACAAGTCGGAAATGAGCTCGAAGCGCCGCGTCCGCGCGATTGCCCGCCCGCGTCAGGTCGCCATGTATCTCTCCAAGGAACTCACGCCGCGCTCCTACCCCGAAATCGGGCGCCGTTTCGGCGGCCGCGACCATTCGACGGTGATTCACGCTGTCCGCACGGTCGAGGCGCTGCGCGTCGCCGACAGCGAACTCGACGCCGAAATCGCCGCGATCCGCCGCAGTCTCAACGGCTGA
- a CDS encoding DUF885 domain-containing protein, whose amino-acid sequence MHHPLSVPVSRRHTLAALGAGTAGIAIAGPAAALQGAPKNSAQQLLDSVGDNLLAHSPEGATSLGIDTGDRAAMRGQLGDRSAAGVQALADTLKADAARLRAFDKAGLDHGTRTSLAVVESAYDVALAGFALPYGDVAVGGWRNTPYVVIQNVGAYLDVPKFLDSDHPVRTSADAEAYLARLNAFPGALDGETERLKAAGAQGLIAPAFLIDKAVAQIETSLADAKAGGSMVESLNRRAAAAKLGGDWRARAAKIVQGPVVAALERQLAELKAQRPRATMDPGLWARPGGDEWYAWGLRASTTTRMTPDEIHEMGRRELAELHGRMDPILKKLGYTQGSVGDRMNALAKDPRYKFPDNDAGRAEIVTYIDTWLGKIRAELPRAFRTLVKGNVEVKRLPLAEEPGAPAAYGGAGSIDGSIPGRFWINLRTTDLHSKYSLPDLAMHEAIPGHVWQGEYAHSMPLIRTMLAFNAYSEGWALYAEQLADELGLYDDFEVGRLGYLQSLAFRACRLVVDTGLHAKRWSREQAVRFFVEENGSNPLEVASEVDRYCSWAGQACGYKVGHSEIVRQRGLAQAALGARYDLRDFNDVVVKGGNVPLDVLALNVAEYVAGAKA is encoded by the coding sequence GTGCATCATCCGCTTTCCGTCCCCGTCAGCCGCCGTCACACGCTTGCCGCCCTTGGCGCGGGCACCGCGGGCATCGCCATCGCCGGACCTGCTGCGGCGTTGCAGGGCGCTCCCAAGAATAGCGCGCAGCAGTTGCTCGATTCGGTGGGCGACAATCTCCTCGCCCATTCGCCCGAGGGCGCGACATCGCTCGGCATCGACACCGGCGACCGCGCGGCGATGCGCGGGCAGCTCGGCGATCGATCGGCGGCGGGTGTGCAGGCGCTTGCCGACACGCTGAAGGCCGACGCCGCGCGTCTTCGCGCGTTCGACAAGGCGGGGCTCGACCATGGCACACGCACCAGCCTGGCCGTCGTCGAAAGCGCCTATGACGTCGCGCTTGCGGGTTTTGCCCTACCCTATGGCGATGTCGCGGTCGGCGGATGGCGCAACACGCCCTATGTCGTGATCCAGAACGTCGGCGCCTATCTCGATGTCCCGAAATTCCTCGATAGCGATCATCCGGTTCGCACCTCTGCCGATGCCGAGGCGTACCTCGCGCGCCTCAATGCCTTTCCGGGCGCGCTCGACGGTGAGACCGAGCGGCTGAAGGCCGCAGGCGCGCAGGGGCTGATCGCGCCCGCCTTCCTGATCGACAAGGCGGTCGCGCAGATTGAGACGAGCCTCGCCGATGCGAAAGCGGGCGGATCGATGGTCGAAAGCCTGAACCGCCGCGCGGCCGCGGCCAAGCTGGGCGGCGACTGGCGCGCGCGGGCCGCAAAGATCGTGCAGGGTCCCGTCGTTGCCGCGCTCGAACGCCAGCTTGCCGAGCTGAAGGCCCAGCGGCCGCGGGCGACGATGGACCCCGGCCTGTGGGCGCGGCCCGGCGGCGACGAATGGTATGCGTGGGGGCTGCGCGCCTCGACCACGACGCGCATGACCCCTGACGAGATTCATGAAATGGGCCGCCGCGAACTCGCGGAACTCCATGGCCGGATGGACCCGATCCTGAAGAAGCTGGGCTACACGCAAGGCTCGGTCGGTGACCGGATGAACGCGCTTGCCAAGGACCCGCGCTACAAATTCCCCGACAATGACGCCGGCCGCGCCGAAATCGTCACCTATATCGACACATGGCTGGGCAAGATCCGCGCCGAGCTGCCGCGCGCCTTCCGCACCCTGGTGAAGGGCAATGTCGAGGTGAAGCGGCTGCCGCTCGCCGAAGAGCCGGGAGCGCCTGCGGCCTATGGCGGCGCGGGATCGATCGACGGCAGCATCCCGGGACGCTTCTGGATCAATTTGCGCACCACCGACCTGCACAGCAAATATTCGCTTCCCGATTTGGCGATGCACGAGGCGATCCCCGGCCATGTCTGGCAGGGCGAATATGCGCATTCGATGCCGCTCATCCGCACGATGCTGGCGTTCAACGCCTATTCGGAGGGCTGGGCGCTCTATGCCGAACAACTCGCCGACGAGCTGGGCCTCTATGACGATTTCGAGGTCGGGCGGCTGGGCTATCTCCAGTCGCTGGCCTTTCGCGCCTGCCGCCTCGTTGTCGACACTGGCCTGCACGCGAAACGCTGGTCGCGCGAGCAGGCAGTACGCTTTTTCGTCGAAGAAAATGGTTCGAACCCGCTCGAGGTCGCGAGCGAGGTCGACCGCTATTGCAGCTGGGCCGGGCAGGCGTGCGGATACAAGGTCGGGCACAGCGAGATCGTCCGCCAGCGCGGGCTGGCGCAGGCGGCGCTGGGTGCGAGATACGACCTGCGCGATTTCAACGACGTGGTGGTCAAGGGCGGCAACGTCCCGCTCGACGTGCTCGCGTTGAATGTCGCCGAATATGTGGCGGGGGCAAAAGCATGA
- a CDS encoding DUF2268 domain-containing putative Zn-dependent protease (predicted Zn-dependent protease with a strongly conserved HExxH motif) translates to MKRATAIVALAATLIAAPPAHASDTPAATPRVVIDTSDVERFFALYDDPAFASDPDALAARYLATPSPGLVEYMAMRRITPERVAAALRNKPDLYRDARSCAKTLGNVRGRLTAATDRLAELYPPATFPPITIALSRGAPVAAANAKGLYVSLEALCAARFLEADDEDRFVHVIAHEYIHAQQPLAQVESDSETVLHAALVEGAAEFVSEQIGGSVAYTHLHRWADGRAAAIERDFLTEIDGKAQGSRWLYNQLGTPDWPGDLGYWVGYRIVKSYYNRAPDKAAALREIIEMKDPAAFLAESGWTPGMAL, encoded by the coding sequence ATGAAGCGCGCGACCGCAATCGTCGCCCTCGCGGCGACCCTGATCGCCGCCCCGCCGGCCCATGCCTCCGATACCCCTGCCGCGACGCCGCGCGTCGTGATCGACACCTCCGACGTCGAACGCTTCTTTGCCCTCTACGACGATCCCGCCTTTGCCTCGGACCCCGATGCGCTCGCTGCGCGCTATCTCGCCACCCCCTCGCCGGGGCTCGTCGAATATATGGCGATGCGCAGGATCACGCCCGAACGGGTCGCTGCGGCGCTGCGCAACAAGCCCGACCTTTACCGCGATGCGCGGAGCTGCGCAAAAACGCTCGGCAACGTCCGCGGCCGCTTGACGGCGGCGACGGACCGGCTGGCCGAGCTTTATCCGCCGGCGACCTTTCCGCCGATCACTATCGCGTTGAGCCGCGGCGCGCCGGTCGCCGCTGCAAATGCCAAGGGGCTGTACGTCTCACTCGAAGCGCTATGCGCCGCCAGATTTCTCGAAGCCGACGACGAAGACCGTTTCGTCCATGTCATCGCGCATGAATATATCCATGCCCAGCAACCGCTGGCGCAGGTCGAAAGCGACAGCGAAACTGTGCTCCACGCCGCCCTCGTCGAAGGCGCCGCCGAATTTGTCTCCGAACAGATCGGCGGATCGGTCGCGTACACGCATTTGCACCGCTGGGCGGACGGGCGCGCGGCCGCGATCGAACGCGATTTCCTGACCGAAATAGACGGCAAGGCGCAAGGGTCGCGGTGGCTTTACAACCAGCTTGGCACACCGGACTGGCCGGGCGATCTTGGTTATTGGGTCGGCTACCGGATTGTCAAAAGCTATTACAACCGGGCGCCCGACAAGGCGGCCGCACTGCGCGAGATAATCGAGATGAAGGATCCCGCAGCCTTTCTGGCCGAAAGCGGCTGGACGCCAGGGATGGCACTGTAG
- a CDS encoding DUF2268 domain-containing putative Zn-dependent protease (predicted Zn-dependent protease with a strongly conserved HExxH motif), whose protein sequence is MKQFVAAVVALVASVIGGTNAHAFDTPAATPRVVIDTSDVERFFALYDDPALASDPDALAARYLATPSPGLVEFMALRRITPEKLAVALRDKPQLFSDARGCAAKLGNVRTRLVTATERLATLYPQAKFPPITIAIGRGSTAGTANAKGLYIGLETLCMAKFVEADDEDRFVHVIAHEYVHAQQPLAQVESEDDTVLHAALVEGAAEFVAEQMTGSVAYPRLHQWAKGREAELEAAFLPEKDGKANGSRWLYNQQGSDGWPGDLGYWIGYRVAKAHYTRSADKTAALREIIEMQDPAAFLAESEWTPGMAL, encoded by the coding sequence ATGAAGCAGTTCGTGGCGGCAGTCGTCGCGCTTGTGGCATCGGTAATCGGGGGCACCAACGCTCACGCCTTTGATACCCCTGCCGCGACGCCGCGCGTCGTGATCGACACGTCCGACGTCGAACGCTTCTTTGCCCTCTACGACGATCCCGCCCTTGCATCGGACCCCGACGCACTTGCCGCGCGCTACCTTGCCACTCCCTCGCCGGGGCTGGTCGAATTCATGGCGCTGCGGCGCATCACGCCTGAAAAGCTTGCCGTCGCGCTCCGCGACAAGCCGCAGCTGTTCAGCGATGCACGCGGCTGCGCGGCGAAGCTCGGGAATGTCCGCACCCGCCTGGTCACCGCAACCGAACGGCTTGCGACCCTCTATCCGCAAGCGAAATTCCCGCCGATCACGATCGCGATCGGCCGCGGGAGCACTGCGGGAACCGCAAACGCCAAAGGTCTTTATATCGGACTGGAAACCTTGTGCATGGCGAAGTTCGTCGAGGCCGATGACGAGGATCGCTTCGTTCACGTCATCGCGCACGAATATGTCCACGCGCAGCAACCGCTTGCCCAGGTAGAGAGCGAGGATGACACGGTGCTCCACGCCGCGCTCGTCGAGGGTGCGGCCGAATTCGTCGCCGAGCAGATGACCGGGTCGGTTGCCTATCCGCGGCTCCACCAATGGGCGAAGGGCCGCGAAGCGGAGCTGGAGGCCGCCTTCCTCCCCGAAAAGGACGGCAAGGCGAACGGGTCGCGCTGGCTCTATAACCAGCAGGGCAGCGACGGCTGGCCGGGCGACTTGGGCTATTGGATCGGCTATCGCGTCGCCAAGGCGCATTACACCCGGTCCGCTGACAAGACGGCGGCACTGCGCGAAATCATCGAGATGCAGGATCCCGCCGCCTTCCTGGCCGAAAGCGAGTGGACGCCGGGGATGGCGCTTTAA
- a CDS encoding phosphoenolpyruvate carboxykinase, which translates to MAIGNQTVETQAEVAENWGPSALIEEAIRHGEGRLAKDGPLVVATGKHTGRSAKDKFIVQDDETRDTIWWGKTNVPMTPDHFAALKADFLAHLASRPRLYRQQLFGGSQPEHRVAVQVVTEFAWHSQFIRTLLCRPTADELAAFAAEYTIVDLPSFRADPAKHGTRSETVIAVNFTEKLILIGGTQYAGEMKKSVFGILNYLLPVKRVMPMHCSANIGPKGDTAVFFGLSGTGKTTLSADASRTLIGDDEHGWSDTAVFNFEGGCYAKMIRLSPEAEPEIFATTKRFGTVLENVVMDPETRELDFDDASLAENSRGSYPIDFIPNTSEKNMGPVPQNIIMLTADAYGVLPPIAKLTPDQAMYHFLSGYTARVAGTEIGVTEPEATFSTCFGAPFMPRHPSVYGNLLKERIAKGGVQCWLVNTGWTGGMATMEGIKRMPIKATRALLNAALDGSLNDAEFRRDPYFGFMVPVAVPGVDASLLDPREAWADKAAYDRTAQTLVQQFIDNFAQFESHVDEGVRQAAPQATVAA; encoded by the coding sequence AACTGGGGCCCTTCGGCGCTGATCGAAGAAGCCATCCGCCATGGCGAAGGCCGCCTCGCCAAGGACGGCCCGCTGGTCGTTGCGACGGGCAAGCACACCGGGCGCAGCGCCAAGGACAAGTTTATCGTCCAGGACGATGAAACGCGCGATACGATCTGGTGGGGCAAGACCAATGTCCCGATGACGCCCGATCATTTCGCGGCGCTCAAGGCCGATTTCCTCGCGCATCTCGCGTCGCGGCCGCGACTTTATCGCCAGCAGCTGTTCGGCGGATCGCAGCCTGAGCACCGCGTTGCCGTGCAGGTCGTGACCGAATTTGCCTGGCACAGCCAGTTCATCCGTACGCTTCTCTGCCGCCCGACGGCCGATGAGCTGGCGGCATTCGCGGCCGAATATACGATCGTCGACCTGCCCAGCTTCCGCGCCGACCCGGCAAAACATGGCACGCGCAGCGAAACGGTCATCGCCGTCAATTTTACCGAAAAGCTGATCCTGATCGGCGGCACGCAATATGCCGGCGAAATGAAGAAGTCGGTGTTCGGCATCCTCAATTACCTGCTTCCGGTGAAGCGCGTGATGCCGATGCACTGTTCGGCGAACATCGGTCCGAAGGGCGATACGGCGGTCTTTTTCGGCCTGTCGGGCACCGGCAAGACGACGCTCTCGGCCGACGCCTCGCGCACGCTGATCGGCGATGACGAGCATGGCTGGTCGGATACGGCGGTCTTCAATTTCGAGGGCGGCTGCTATGCCAAGATGATCCGCCTGTCGCCCGAGGCCGAGCCCGAGATTTTCGCGACGACCAAGCGTTTCGGCACGGTGCTCGAAAATGTCGTGATGGACCCCGAAACGCGCGAGCTCGATTTCGACGACGCGAGCCTCGCAGAGAACAGCCGTGGCAGCTACCCGATCGATTTCATTCCGAACACGTCGGAAAAGAATATGGGGCCGGTGCCGCAGAATATCATCATGCTGACCGCCGACGCCTATGGCGTGCTTCCCCCGATCGCGAAGCTCACCCCCGATCAGGCGATGTATCACTTCCTGTCGGGCTACACCGCGCGCGTCGCCGGCACCGAAATCGGCGTGACCGAGCCCGAGGCGACCTTCTCGACCTGTTTCGGCGCACCTTTCATGCCGCGCCATCCGTCGGTCTATGGCAATTTGCTGAAAGAGCGGATCGCCAAGGGCGGCGTCCAGTGCTGGCTCGTCAACACCGGCTGGACCGGCGGCATGGCGACGATGGAGGGAATCAAGCGGATGCCGATTAAGGCGACGCGCGCGCTGCTCAATGCGGCGCTCGACGGCAGCCTGAACGATGCCGAATTCCGCCGCGATCCCTATTTCGGCTTCATGGTTCCCGTCGCGGTGCCGGGCGTCGATGCCAGCCTGCTCGACCCGCGCGAAGCCTGGGCCGACAAGGCGGCGTACGACCGCACCGCGCAAACGCTGGTCCAGCAATTCATCGACAATTTCGCGCAATTTGAAAGCCATGTCGACGAAGGCGTCCGTCAGGCCGCCCCGCAGGCCACCGTCGCAGCATAA